A stretch of the Lolium perenne isolate Kyuss_39 chromosome 3, Kyuss_2.0, whole genome shotgun sequence genome encodes the following:
- the LOC127341219 gene encoding uncharacterized protein: MPCESPDEVVVKRERIDAGSDEATVKVEAAVEVQIKSERIDAGHHEVKVEAAGEIKVKREPIDGDTYDAKLEAPGEVRAKAKREPIDAGGEHCRAKKEEQADEIEVQVKEEGESEPPHRVKEEAAASASSSEEDDSSEDEVEIIDPPPRSKKRHREDDDDGGVDFIDLTTSRPAPYLNPKPIRAMPPPGAMATPASEWKMVLAPEPAELDEYPPDAREWVFYRKSYATGLSTCRGRKWLDAGEVVHFAFPSYELSHGGIRVSYRQAAALAETVRISTNRSGEIGKLSPEWARCLAPLVNSSKVMIQGKMVFPMMELRLMQEVLLYVSFYIHRSSLYLISPKNAHHQNNPLRGLFKLLGQFGAAEA; the protein is encoded by the exons ATGCCGTGCGAATCCCCTGACGAGGTCGTTGTCAAGAGGGAGCGAATCGATGCCGGCTCCGACGAGGCGACTGTGAAGGTCGAGGCCGCCGTCGAGGTCCAGATCAAGAGCGAGCGAATCGACGCCGGCCACCACGAGGTGAAGGTTGAGGCTGCCGGCGAGATCAAGGTCAAACGCGAGCCAATCGATGGCGACACCTACGACGCGAAGCTTGAAGCTCCCGGCGAGGTCAGGGCCAAGGCCAAGAGGGAGCCAATCGACGCCGGCGGCGAGCATTGCCGGGCCAAGAAGGAGGAGCAAGCCGACGAGATCGAGGTTCAAGTCAAGGAAGAAGGCGAATCCGAGCCGCCGCACCGTGTGAAGGAAGAGGCGGCGGCGTCGGCATCGTCTTCGGAGGAGGACGATTCTAGTGAAGATGAGGTGGAGATCATCGACCCGCCGCCGAGATCCAAGAAGAGGCAccgggaagacgacgacgacggcggcgtggACTTCATCGACCTCACGACGTCCCGCCCGGCGCCGTACCTGAACCCGAAGCCTATCCGGGCGATGCCGCCGCCGGGGGCGATGGCGACGCCGGCGAGCGAGTGGAAGATGGTCCTGGCGCCGGAACCGGCGGAGCTGGACGAGTACCCGCCGGACGCCCGCGAGTGGGTCTTCTACAGGAAGTCGTACGCCACGGGGCTGTCGACCTGCCGAGGGAGGAAGTGGCTGGACGCCGGCGAGGTCGTCCACTTCGCCTTCCCTTCCTACGAGCTGTCCCACGGCGGGATCAGGGTGTCGTACaggcaggcggcggcgctggcagAGACCGTGCGCATCTCGACGAACCGATCCGGAGAG ATCGGGAAGCTGTCGCCGGAGTGGGCTAGGTGCCTCGCCCCGCTGGTGAATTCTTCCAAGGTGATGATCCAGGGGAAGATGGTGTTCCCGATGATGGAGCTCAGGCTGATGCAGGAGGTGCTGCTCTATGTCAG CTTCTACATCCACCGCTCGTCCTTGTACCTGATCTCTCCCAAGAATGCCCATCATCAGAACAACCCTCTCCGTGGCCTATTCAAGCTGCTTGGGCAATTCGGTGCGGCGGAGGCCTGA